Proteins encoded by one window of Bacteroidales bacterium:
- a CDS encoding anti-sigma regulatory factor, with protein MAVQLKFTVQGGDFTNAGFASSQVKKILKQLNIDNRIIKRVAISLYEAEVNIVAHAWNGTVTVDIDEEKIRLFLSDRGPGIPDIELAMQEGYSTASPVVREMGFGAGMGLSNIKKNSDKLTITSEVNQGTEVEIIHYLHAQ; from the coding sequence ATGGCTGTACAGCTCAAGTTCACGGTTCAGGGAGGCGATTTTACCAACGCAGGTTTCGCTTCCAGTCAGGTGAAAAAGATCCTGAAGCAGTTGAATATTGACAACAGGATAATAAAGCGGGTAGCCATATCCTTATACGAAGCCGAAGTGAATATTGTGGCACATGCCTGGAACGGGACGGTGACGGTGGATATTGACGAGGAAAAGATACGGCTGTTTTTGTCTGACCGCGGCCCGGGCATACCCGATATTGAGCTGGCCATGCAGGAGGGGTATTCCACTGCTTCGCCCGTGGTGCGGGAGATGGGGTTCGGCGCTGGTATGGGCCTTTCCAATATTAAGAAGAATTCAGATAAACTCACCATAACCAGTGAAGTAAATCAGGGAACGGAGGTTG